One Candidatus Cloacimonadota bacterium genomic region harbors:
- a CDS encoding HEPN domain-containing protein encodes MTLTAKEREILIENYLQKGIETIDKVEFLLQNNELSLAINRIYYGIFYTISALAIKHKFSTSKHNQLIGWFDRNIVKEKLVDKKISKIIHKAFKDRKAGDYNVLSKFSKEEVEQSFVDMKIAINEVKKLIDKPNEG; translated from the coding sequence ATGACTTTAACCGCTAAAGAGCGAGAAATATTAATTGAGAATTATTTGCAGAAAGGAATTGAAACAATTGATAAAGTCGAATTTCTACTTCAAAATAATGAATTATCGCTGGCAATAAATCGGATTTATTATGGAATATTCTACACCATATCTGCTTTAGCCATTAAACATAAATTTTCCACATCCAAACATAATCAATTAATTGGCTGGTTTGACCGAAACATTGTGAAAGAGAAATTAGTTGATAAAAAAATCAGTAAAATTATTCATAAAGCGTTTAAAGATAGAAAAGCAGGCGATTATAATGTTCTTTCAAAATTCAGCAAAGAAGAAGTAGAACAGTCGTTTGTGGATATGAAAATCGCGATAAATGAAGTGAAGAAATTGATTGATAAACCTAATGAAGGATAA